In Macrotis lagotis isolate mMagLag1 chromosome 8, bilby.v1.9.chrom.fasta, whole genome shotgun sequence, a single genomic region encodes these proteins:
- the LOC141495443 gene encoding actin-like protein 7A → MAFTKTWVPQVATIGEGPAKRALLVKATEQFSKEPETFQVASLTEGPAKKALLINNKKKSEENALSTLVKEKPKRVKKTKAVVVDIGTGYCKCGYAGEPRPSHMISSTVGKPYMETAKTGDNRKETFIGRELLYPNIRLKLINPLRHGIIVDWDSVQDIWEYLFQHEMKIPTEEHAVLVSDPTLSPYTNREKYAEMLFETFNTPAMHIAYQSRLSMYSYGKTSGLVVEVGHGVSYVVPIFEGYPLLSVTGRLDYAGSDLTAYLMTLMNQSGKHFTEDQANIVEDIKKKYCFIAPDPVQESSSIKDDMINYQLPDGEQITIGQERFLCSEMFFKPSLIKSMQLGLHTQTMTCINKCDVALKRDLMNNILLCGGSTMLNGFPVRMQKEMSKICSNDTPTINVLPERDTSVWTGGSILASLQGFQSLWIQRWEYQEHGPFFLYRRCF, encoded by the coding sequence atggCATTCACAAAGACATGGGTTCCACAGGTAGCAACTATAGGGGAAGGTCCAGCAAAGAGAGCTCTACTGGTTAAAGCAACTGAACAATTTTCAAAGGAGCCTGAGACTTTCCAGGTTGCCTCCCTGACAGAAGGTCCTGCAAAAAAGGCACTGCTTATCAATAATAAGAAGAAATCTGAAGAAAATGCCCTTTCCACATTAGTTAAGGAGAAACCAAAGAGAGTAAAGAAAACTAAAGCAGTGGTTGTTGACATTGGAACGGGCTACTGTAAATGTGGCTATGCTGGAGAGCCAAGGCCTAGTCACATGATTTCATCTACGGTAGGGAAACCTTATATGGAGACCGCTAAAACTGGAGACAACcgaaaagaaacatttattggaCGTGAACTCCTGTACCCCAATATCCGCCTTAAGTTAATTAATCCCCTGAGACATGGTATTATTGTGGATTGGGATTCAGTGCAGGATATCTGGGAATATCTTTTTCAGCACGAGATGAAGATCCCTACAGAGGAACATGCTGTTTTGGTGTCAGATCCTACCCTGAGTCCCTATACCAACAGGGAGAAGTACGCAGAGATGCTCTTTGAAACCTTCAACACTCCAGCAATGCACATAGCTTATCAATCTCGATTGTCCATGTACTCTTATGGAAAGACATCAGGTTTGGTAGTAGAAGTTGGCCATGGTGTTTCCTATGTAGTCCCAATCTTTGAGGGATATCCTTTACTAAGTGTCACAGGTAGGCTAGACTATGCTGGCTCTGACCTTACTGCCTATCTAATGACATTAATGAATCAATCTGGGAAGCACTTTACAGAAGATCAAGCAAACATTGTAGAAGACATCAAGAAGAAATACTGCTTTATAGCTCCTGATCCTGTCCAAGAGAGCTCCTCCATCAAAGATGACATGATTAACTACCAGCTTCCAGATGGAGAACAGATTACTATTGGCCAAGAACGTTTCCTGTGCTCTGAGATGTTCTTTAAGCCTTCCCTTATCAAATCAATGCAACTGGGCCTTCACACCCAGACTATGACCTGCATCAACAAATGTGATGTTGCCCTCAAAAGGGACCTCATGAATAACATTTTGTTGTGTGGGGGCAGCACCATGTTGAATGGCTTTCCTGTCCGTATGCAAAAGGAGATGTCTAAGATATGCTCAAATGACACACCAACAATAAATGTGTTACCTGAAAGGGATACTTCAGTGTGGACTGGGGGCTCAATCTTGGCCTCACTCCAAGGATTTCAGTCGCTCTGGATTCAGAGGTGGGAATACCAGGAACATGGACCTTTCTTCTTATACAGGAGATGTTTCTGA